A part of Thermotoga petrophila RKU-1 genomic DNA contains:
- a CDS encoding glycosidase, whose translation MVEELLGKALARKRSLRKDETIDVFNRVTYFFPKDFVITNYPRNPVAVFNPGAVLVGKALHVFPRLIFDYYKYVSSIGHFIVNIDDLLNGEVKKPLEMEVVFWPRDIQEFLGCEDPRVFFRNSRFELLYTAKGYKDWSQEGKPHTDFLAYAVLDEDLNLIEKRYISIKSTLGEYVPVSMKDSSFVESNVILTRLTVGDAKVCWRGRLEGSYIDLYSLDPVFFPEEWETKVGWSTNTVEVKEGYLVGWHAVLKDLTYKNGLALVDGRGRLLGTTNYVLSPKGVIEEYGDRIRVIFGCGLVVYEGRVIWIGGVSDWAIGVFETSEREIMNLMKEAT comes from the coding sequence ATGGTGGAAGAGCTCCTCGGAAAAGCACTGGCACGAAAAAGATCCCTGAGGAAAGATGAGACGATCGATGTGTTCAATCGGGTGACTTACTTTTTCCCAAAAGATTTCGTCATCACGAACTATCCCAGAAATCCGGTGGCTGTGTTCAATCCTGGAGCGGTTCTCGTTGGCAAAGCACTTCATGTTTTTCCCCGTTTGATTTTCGATTACTACAAGTACGTTTCGTCTATTGGTCATTTTATAGTGAACATCGACGATCTGTTGAATGGAGAAGTAAAAAAACCATTGGAAATGGAAGTTGTATTCTGGCCGAGAGATATTCAGGAGTTTCTGGGGTGCGAAGATCCGAGGGTGTTCTTCAGAAATTCCCGTTTCGAGCTTCTCTACACAGCGAAAGGATACAAAGACTGGTCACAGGAAGGAAAGCCCCACACCGATTTTCTTGCGTACGCCGTTCTCGATGAGGATCTGAACCTGATTGAGAAGAGATACATATCGATAAAAAGTACGCTGGGTGAGTATGTGCCGGTTTCCATGAAAGACAGTTCTTTTGTGGAGTCGAACGTTATCTTGACGAGATTGACGGTTGGTGATGCCAAGGTCTGCTGGAGAGGAAGGCTCGAAGGAAGTTACATAGATCTGTATTCGCTCGATCCCGTCTTTTTCCCGGAAGAGTGGGAGACGAAAGTTGGATGGTCAACGAACACTGTTGAAGTGAAGGAAGGTTATCTGGTGGGATGGCACGCTGTTCTCAAAGATCTCACCTACAAAAACGGTCTGGCACTCGTGGATGGCAGGGGAAGGCTCCTCGGTACCACGAATTACGTTCTCTCACCAAAAGGTGTGATTGAGGAGTACGGAGACAGAATAAGGGTGATATTCGGGTGTGGGCTCGTCGTCTATGAAGGAAGAGTGATATGGATAGGCGGTGTTTCCGATTGGGCGATAGGTGTTTTTGAGACGAGTGAAAGAGAGATCATGAATTTAATGAAAGAAGCAACATGA
- a CDS encoding peroxiredoxin, whose product MLKSGDKAIDFELVNTDLKMVKLSDFSGKNVVLAFYPGAFTSVCEKELCTFRDSLSKFNRLNAVVLGISVDSPFANKAFAEKNHITFDLLSDFGGRVASQYGGVHENFLNIPGYTAAKRAVYVVDGGGTIVYSWVSEDPGKEPPYEEIEEALERLSK is encoded by the coding sequence ATGTTGAAGTCAGGCGATAAGGCGATCGATTTTGAGCTGGTGAACACCGATTTGAAAATGGTGAAACTCTCCGATTTTTCTGGAAAGAACGTTGTGCTTGCTTTCTATCCAGGAGCGTTCACGAGTGTTTGTGAGAAAGAACTCTGCACGTTCAGGGATTCTCTCTCCAAGTTTAACAGACTCAACGCGGTGGTTCTTGGAATCAGCGTGGACAGTCCGTTCGCAAACAAGGCCTTCGCTGAGAAAAACCACATCACGTTCGATCTGCTCTCCGACTTCGGCGGAAGGGTGGCTTCACAGTACGGTGGTGTCCACGAGAACTTTCTGAATATCCCCGGCTACACCGCTGCGAAGAGGGCTGTTTACGTGGTAGACGGAGGCGGAACGATAGTTTATTCCTGGGTTTCCGAAGATCCAGGTAAGGAACCACCCTACGAAGAAATAGAAGAAGCGCTCGAGCGTCTTTCAAAATAA
- a CDS encoding Mut7-C RNAse domain-containing protein: MKYEKIAFFRFFGRLNDFFRNSERIKTHRFTGFQTVKDRIEALGVPHVEVSLITLNGKPVGFDHMVEDGELFFVYPEFQNIEIPEDWLVTPRYIGEPRFVLDIHLGKLARLLRMLGFEAVFGEESDEKLCWMAVKKKAILLSRDTGLLKRKELVFGYYVRNTDPKEQLVEVVERYDLKKWMKPFTRCIECGVELEEVPKEAVKNRVPPKVYGFFNEFARCPVCGRIYWKGSHYDHMVEFIKSNINKG; the protein is encoded by the coding sequence ATGAAATACGAAAAAATAGCCTTTTTCAGGTTTTTCGGTAGATTGAACGATTTCTTCAGAAATAGTGAAAGAATAAAAACTCATCGCTTCACGGGTTTTCAGACGGTGAAGGACAGAATAGAAGCCCTTGGAGTTCCACATGTGGAAGTGAGCCTCATCACACTGAACGGAAAACCGGTCGGCTTCGATCATATGGTGGAAGATGGAGAACTCTTCTTTGTGTATCCAGAGTTCCAGAACATAGAAATTCCTGAAGACTGGCTCGTCACTCCCAGATACATAGGTGAACCCCGTTTTGTGCTCGATATACACCTTGGAAAATTGGCACGGCTTCTCAGAATGCTGGGTTTTGAAGCGGTTTTTGGTGAAGAAAGCGACGAAAAACTCTGCTGGATGGCGGTGAAAAAGAAAGCTATCCTTCTGTCCAGAGACACGGGTCTTTTGAAAAGAAAAGAGCTCGTCTTCGGTTACTACGTGAGAAACACGGATCCGAAGGAACAACTGGTGGAGGTGGTGGAAAGATACGATCTGAAGAAGTGGATGAAACCCTTCACCCGATGTATCGAATGTGGTGTGGAACTCGAAGAAGTACCAAAAGAAGCTGTGAAAAACAGAGTTCCTCCAAAAGTCTATGGATTCTTCAACGAGTTCGCTCGCTGTCCGGTGTGTGGAAGAATCTACTGGAAAGGGTCGCACTACGATCACATGGTGGAGTTCATAAAATCGAACATAAATAAGGGATGA
- the tnpA gene encoding IS200/IS605 family transposase, which produces MHIKKTRWSHYNLNYHFVWIPKYRRKILVGSIAEELERILRNTAKQHGIEILALSIQPDHVYLFVSAPPRFSPAEIANLFKGVSARKLLEKFPELRTKEGLWARSYYVGTAGDVSEETIRRYIEECQDV; this is translated from the coding sequence ATGCATATCAAGAAGACAAGGTGGAGTCATTATAATCTGAACTATCATTTTGTGTGGATACCTAAATACCGCAGAAAAATCCTGGTCGGCTCCATAGCTGAAGAACTTGAACGAATACTCCGCAACACAGCAAAACAACACGGAATAGAAATACTGGCCCTCTCTATTCAGCCTGATCATGTTTATTTGTTTGTATCGGCGCCTCCGAGATTTTCACCGGCTGAGATAGCAAACCTATTCAAGGGTGTTTCAGCGAGGAAACTGCTGGAGAAATTTCCAGAGCTTAGAACCAAAGAGGGCCTTTGGGCTCGAAGTTACTACGTTGGAACAGCTGGTGATGTCTCTGAAGAAACTATCAGGAGGTACATCGAGGAATGTCAAGACGTGTGA
- a CDS encoding RNA-guided endonuclease InsQ/TnpB family protein, giving the protein MSRRVIRTYKLAVPGHLSQTCEELNRTAARIYNKTMSLVQKIHQKKGFWLSWLTADKYILRWAENIKIHVHSKQAFVQLYFQALKGYFKAAKKNQDAKPPHKKKRYLPFIWKESAVKLLPDGTLRLSLGKEREPFVVQTPLKPPLRIKQARLVFEDGYYLHLAIEVEIEEKNAGSGVMAADLGVLRPITCFDGKEVISYHGGVLSSTLRYRNKRLASFQSAIAECKKGSRRYNKLVSAKKRALRRLRNQINDIMHKITSSFIGLCLRKQIGTIVIGDVTGIRERADYSDNANQKIHQWQFRKLIEMIRYKAEQFGIEVKLISEANTSKTCPVCGAKNNPNGRRYHCEACGFEYHRDGVGAINIWKRYPGTGQVVAGLAPVRGVRFHPHLCGHGASLAPWKVA; this is encoded by the coding sequence ATGTCAAGACGTGTGATACGAACCTACAAACTCGCCGTACCAGGACACCTGAGTCAAACATGCGAAGAACTCAACCGCACAGCAGCAAGAATCTACAACAAAACGATGTCTCTCGTGCAAAAGATACACCAAAAGAAAGGCTTCTGGCTGTCCTGGCTCACCGCAGACAAATACATCCTCCGCTGGGCAGAAAACATCAAAATCCACGTCCATTCAAAGCAGGCATTTGTTCAGCTCTACTTTCAAGCCCTCAAAGGATACTTCAAAGCAGCCAAAAAGAATCAAGATGCAAAACCTCCCCACAAGAAAAAACGCTATCTGCCGTTCATATGGAAAGAAAGCGCTGTGAAGCTTCTGCCAGACGGTACCCTGAGATTGTCTTTGGGCAAAGAACGAGAACCATTTGTTGTACAAACACCTCTCAAACCTCCCCTTCGCATCAAACAGGCAAGACTTGTCTTTGAAGATGGATACTATCTCCACCTTGCGATAGAGGTGGAGATTGAAGAGAAGAATGCTGGCTCTGGTGTTATGGCGGCCGACCTTGGAGTGCTCCGTCCCATCACGTGCTTTGATGGAAAAGAAGTCATCAGCTACCACGGAGGAGTCCTCAGCAGCACTCTTCGCTATCGAAACAAACGCCTTGCAAGTTTTCAGTCTGCCATAGCAGAGTGCAAGAAGGGATCAAGAAGGTACAACAAGCTTGTTAGTGCAAAGAAAAGAGCCCTGAGACGGCTCAGAAACCAGATCAACGACATCATGCACAAGATCACAAGCAGTTTCATCGGACTGTGCCTCAGAAAACAAATCGGCACCATCGTGATAGGAGACGTCACAGGGATCAGAGAAAGAGCAGACTACAGCGACAACGCGAACCAGAAGATCCACCAGTGGCAGTTCAGAAAACTCATCGAGATGATAAGGTACAAAGCAGAGCAGTTCGGAATCGAAGTGAAACTCATCTCAGAAGCGAATACAAGCAAGACGTGTCCTGTCTGTGGTGCAAAGAACAATCCGAACGGAAGAAGATACCACTGCGAAGCCTGTGGTTTTGAGTATCACAGGGACGGAGTTGGAGCAATCAACATCTGGAAAAGGTATCCTGGCACAGGCCAGGTAGTAGCGGGCTTGGCCCCCGTCAGAGGTGTGAGGTTTCATCCACACCTCTGTGGCCATGGAGCATCTTTGGCTCCATGGAAGGTGGCCTGA
- the infB gene encoding translation initiation factor IF-2: MARLRVYELARKLNMSPKELLQELEELGVNVKSHMSYVDEEMANIIIDLLEEDNRKAKQPSKPKKEKGEEEVEKEVVEKKKKKKITLKPDELKLDIIAEKIGVPQNKIIQDMFVKRGIALRPGQILKLEEVEQILKEYKIEIEIEEEQQTSVEEVDEFELLEKRYQELYEKEKDKLVPRPPVVTVMGHVDHGKTTLLDRIRSTRVAEREEGGITQSIGAYQVEVNGKKITFIDTPGHELFTEMRARGAQATDIVVLVVAADDGVMPQTIEAYNHAKAANVPIIVAINKIDKPNANVEKTKQELVEKLGLIPEEWGGDTIVVPISARTGQGVDELLEMILLVAEMNEIKCYPEGPARAVIIESKLDKKMGPVASVIVKDGVLKVGDAVVASNTYGRVRNLFDDNMRPIREAYPSQPVMILGFEDVPDVHSNVYVVESAEKAKEIVEKRLQRLEAQKQSRKHINLEELMKMMQEKEKKVLNLILKADTYGSVAALKNAINKLQSKEIELNIVHAGVGEISTSDVMLAAAVDGVILGFRVKVNNQARRLAEQEGVDVRTYSIIYKLVEDLKLALEGMLEPEEVEEVIGHGEIRKVFKISKVGKVAGVQMLDGKADRNGFVRIYRNGQLVFEGKIESLKHYKEDVNVVEAPQECGIKFAGFDDIQEGDELEFYVIRKVKRKPTFVEEQADQEQK, from the coding sequence ATGGCCAGACTGAGAGTTTACGAGTTAGCCAGAAAACTGAACATGTCACCAAAAGAACTTCTTCAGGAACTGGAAGAGCTCGGCGTGAACGTGAAGAGCCATATGAGTTATGTGGACGAAGAAATGGCGAATATCATCATAGATCTTTTGGAAGAAGATAACCGGAAAGCCAAGCAGCCTTCCAAGCCAAAGAAAGAAAAGGGAGAAGAGGAAGTAGAAAAAGAGGTCGTCGAAAAGAAAAAGAAGAAAAAGATCACTTTGAAGCCAGACGAACTCAAGCTCGATATCATCGCGGAGAAAATAGGTGTTCCACAAAACAAGATCATCCAAGACATGTTTGTCAAGAGAGGAATCGCGTTGAGACCCGGTCAGATCCTGAAGCTTGAGGAAGTAGAACAGATCCTCAAGGAGTACAAGATCGAGATAGAGATAGAGGAAGAACAGCAAACTTCAGTGGAAGAAGTTGACGAATTTGAACTTCTGGAAAAGAGATACCAGGAGCTCTACGAAAAAGAGAAGGACAAACTCGTTCCAAGGCCTCCTGTTGTAACGGTCATGGGACACGTCGATCATGGAAAGACTACGCTCCTCGACAGGATCAGATCCACAAGAGTTGCCGAAAGGGAAGAGGGAGGAATAACGCAGTCCATAGGTGCGTATCAGGTGGAGGTCAATGGGAAAAAGATCACCTTCATAGACACACCCGGCCACGAGCTCTTCACCGAGATGCGTGCAAGAGGAGCTCAGGCGACGGACATAGTGGTTCTCGTCGTGGCGGCGGACGATGGCGTGATGCCACAGACGATAGAGGCCTACAACCATGCCAAGGCCGCCAACGTGCCGATCATCGTGGCGATAAACAAGATCGACAAGCCAAACGCTAACGTGGAAAAGACGAAGCAGGAGCTCGTAGAAAAGCTGGGACTCATCCCCGAAGAGTGGGGTGGAGACACGATAGTAGTTCCCATATCAGCAAGAACCGGTCAGGGAGTCGATGAACTGCTGGAGATGATCCTTCTCGTCGCGGAGATGAACGAGATAAAGTGTTACCCCGAAGGACCCGCGAGGGCCGTGATCATAGAGTCTAAACTGGACAAAAAAATGGGGCCTGTCGCGAGTGTGATCGTGAAAGATGGTGTTCTGAAGGTTGGAGACGCGGTAGTTGCTTCGAATACGTACGGAAGAGTTAGGAATCTCTTCGACGACAACATGAGACCCATCAGAGAAGCCTATCCATCTCAGCCCGTTATGATCCTCGGCTTCGAAGATGTTCCCGACGTGCACTCCAACGTCTACGTGGTTGAAAGCGCAGAAAAAGCCAAAGAGATCGTGGAAAAGAGACTGCAAAGGCTCGAAGCCCAAAAACAATCGAGGAAGCACATAAACCTCGAGGAGCTCATGAAGATGATGCAGGAGAAGGAAAAGAAAGTGCTCAATCTCATTCTGAAGGCGGACACGTACGGCTCTGTGGCTGCTTTGAAGAATGCGATAAACAAGCTCCAGTCCAAAGAAATCGAGTTGAACATAGTTCACGCTGGAGTGGGTGAGATCAGTACAAGCGACGTGATGCTCGCCGCTGCGGTGGATGGAGTCATCCTCGGTTTCAGGGTGAAGGTGAACAACCAGGCGAGAAGACTCGCGGAGCAGGAAGGCGTCGATGTCAGAACTTACTCCATCATATACAAACTCGTCGAAGATCTGAAGCTCGCACTCGAAGGTATGCTGGAGCCAGAGGAAGTTGAAGAAGTCATCGGTCATGGCGAGATAAGAAAGGTCTTCAAGATATCCAAAGTAGGAAAAGTGGCGGGAGTTCAAATGCTCGATGGTAAAGCCGACAGGAACGGTTTTGTGAGAATCTACAGAAACGGACAGCTCGTTTTCGAAGGAAAAATAGAGAGTTTGAAACACTACAAAGAGGACGTCAACGTAGTTGAAGCACCGCAGGAGTGTGGAATAAAGTTCGCGGGATTCGACGATATACAGGAAGGAGACGAATTGGAGTTCTACGTGATAAGAAAGGTGAAGAGAAAGCCGACTTTCGTGGAGGAACAGGCAGATCAAGAACAAAAATGA
- a CDS encoding 50S ribosomal protein L7ae family protein, which yields MEDQIRRKVYSYIGFAVRARKIVFGKERIRAYIRSPREKKLIIIAEDTSERMKRDTIMRCENKKVPYVIMFSKEELGRLLDKPAVSVIGLEEDNLIDAILGMVK from the coding sequence ATGGAGGACCAGATCAGAAGAAAGGTTTACAGTTACATAGGTTTCGCTGTTAGAGCCAGAAAGATCGTCTTTGGTAAGGAACGAATAAGGGCTTACATAAGGTCACCGAGGGAAAAAAAGCTCATAATCATAGCGGAAGATACCAGTGAAAGGATGAAGAGGGACACGATCATGAGGTGCGAGAACAAGAAAGTCCCTTATGTTATCATGTTCAGCAAAGAGGAACTGGGAAGGTTGCTCGACAAACCCGCTGTTTCGGTGATAGGTCTTGAAGAGGACAATCTGATAGATGCCATTTTGGGGATGGTAAAATAG
- a CDS encoding DUF2905 domain-containing protein, with the protein MFQGIGKFLILMGLILVAFGILLILFERIPFLGKLPGDIVIKRKNFVFYFPLMTSLIISLLVSFILYLISRMR; encoded by the coding sequence GTGTTCCAGGGGATCGGGAAGTTTCTGATCCTCATGGGATTGATTCTTGTGGCCTTTGGAATTCTTCTGATTTTGTTCGAAAGGATCCCGTTCCTGGGAAAGCTTCCCGGCGACATAGTGATAAAAAGGAAGAATTTCGTCTTTTACTTCCCGCTGATGACCAGTTTGATCATCAGTCTCTTAGTTTCCTTCATTCTCTATCTGATCTCACGTATGAGGTGA
- a CDS encoding PSP1 domain-containing protein: MELKARAVGVEIIPKGKIIYYSVPNGDEYERGDLVLVLGDFGLEVGKVLIPPREVVIDEVGYELKAVIRKLTDEDLEQYRKNVEDAWNAFQICRQKIKEHGLPMKLLYAKYTFDRTRLIFFFSAEGRVDFRELVRDLAKIFKTRIELRQVGVRDEMKFFGGLGLCGLPTCCSTFLRDFSSVTLKHAKKQQMMINPAKISGPCRRLLCCLTYEYDFYEKELEGIPDEGSTITYEGKRYKVVNVNVFLRTVTLFSEQEGEMIKLPFDYFRKGE; encoded by the coding sequence TTGGAGCTGAAGGCAAGGGCAGTGGGAGTGGAGATAATACCAAAGGGTAAGATAATTTACTACTCTGTACCCAACGGTGATGAGTACGAGAGAGGAGACCTCGTTCTGGTTCTGGGAGATTTCGGACTTGAAGTTGGGAAAGTACTGATACCTCCCAGGGAAGTGGTCATAGACGAGGTGGGGTACGAACTCAAGGCTGTCATCAGAAAGCTGACGGATGAAGATCTAGAACAGTACAGAAAGAATGTAGAAGATGCGTGGAATGCTTTCCAGATTTGCAGGCAGAAAATAAAAGAACACGGTCTTCCCATGAAGCTTCTCTACGCCAAGTACACCTTCGATAGAACGAGGCTCATCTTTTTCTTCAGTGCGGAAGGAAGGGTTGATTTCAGAGAGCTTGTAAGGGACCTCGCAAAGATCTTCAAAACGAGGATAGAGTTGAGACAGGTCGGTGTTAGGGATGAGATGAAGTTCTTTGGAGGCCTCGGATTGTGCGGACTTCCGACCTGCTGTTCCACATTTCTCAGGGATTTCTCCAGTGTTACATTGAAGCACGCAAAGAAGCAGCAGATGATGATCAACCCAGCGAAGATATCCGGACCATGCAGAAGGCTTCTGTGTTGTCTTACCTACGAATACGATTTCTACGAAAAGGAGCTGGAGGGAATTCCTGACGAAGGGAGCACGATCACCTACGAAGGAAAGCGCTACAAAGTCGTGAACGTGAACGTGTTTCTCAGGACGGTGACTCTCTTCTCGGAACAGGAAGGGGAAATGATCAAGTTGCCGTTCGATTATTTCAGGAAGGGGGAATGA
- a CDS encoding DNA polymerase III subunit delta', which produces MNDLIRKYAKDQLEILKRIIEKSEGISILINGEDLSYPREVSLELPEYVEKFPPKASDVLEVDPEEENIGIDEIRTIKDFLNYSPELYTRKYVIVHDCERMTQQAANAFLKTLEEPPEYAVIVLNTRHWHYLLPTIKSRVFRVVVNVPKEFRDLVKEKIGDFWEELPLLERDFKTAFEAYKLGAEKLSGLMESLKVLETEKLLKKALSEGLEGYLACRELLERFSKVESKEFFALFDQLTNTITGKDSFLLIQRLTRIVLHENTWESVEDQKSVSFLDSILRVKIANLNNKLTLMNILAIHRERKRGVNAWS; this is translated from the coding sequence ATGAACGATTTGATCAGAAAGTACGCTAAAGATCAACTGGAAATTTTGAAAAGGATCATAGAAAAGTCTGAAGGAATATCCATTCTCATAAACGGAGAAGATCTCTCGTATCCGAGAGAAGTATCCCTTGAACTTCCCGAGTACGTGGAGAAATTTCCCCCGAAGGCCTCGGATGTTCTGGAGGTAGATCCCGAGGAGGAGAACATAGGTATAGACGAAATCAGAACGATAAAGGACTTCCTGAACTACAGCCCTGAACTCTACACGAGAAAGTACGTGATAGTCCACGACTGTGAAAGAATGACCCAGCAGGCGGCGAACGCGTTCTTGAAAACCCTTGAAGAACCGCCAGAATACGCTGTGATCGTTCTGAACACCCGCCACTGGCATTATCTACTGCCGACGATAAAGAGCCGAGTGTTCAGAGTGGTTGTGAACGTTCCAAAGGAGTTCAGAGATCTCGTGAAAGAGAAAATAGGCGATTTCTGGGAGGAACTTCCGCTCCTTGAGAGAGACTTCAAAACGGCTTTCGAAGCCTACAAACTTGGTGCGGAAAAACTTTCTGGATTGATGGAAAGTCTCAAAGTTTTGGAGACGGAAAAACTCTTAAAGAAAGCCCTTTCAGAAGGACTCGAGGGTTATCTCGCGTGTAGGGAGCTTCTGGAGAGATTTTCAAAGGTGGAATCGAAGGAATTCTTTGCGCTTTTTGACCAATTAACCAACACGATAACGGGAAAAGACTCATTTCTTTTGATCCAGAGACTGACAAGAATTGTCCTTCACGAAAACACCTGGGAAAGCGTTGAAGATCAAAAAAGCGTGTCTTTCCTCGATTCAATTCTCAGGGTGAAAATAGCGAATCTGAACAACAAACTCACTCTGATGAATATTCTCGCGATACACAGAGAGAGAAAGAGAGGTGTCAACGCTTGGAGCTGA
- a CDS encoding TIGR03960 family B12-binding radical SAM protein, giving the protein MILKFLNETLPWVRKPSRYIGREINSVVKDPEEVSLRIALVFPDTYEVGTSNHGLEILYHILNEQPDVWAERSYLPWIDMIERMKEKDIPLYTMESYTPLYQMDAVGISLEYELSYTNVIEVLKLSRIPLFFWERKKKDPIVLGGGPCSSNPEPIYGFFDAILIGDGEEAILEIAQVLKETKGEERETIWKELSKIEGVYVPAFYEQKGKKIVPVSPEYPQTIKRRVVKDLNSQPVPVKKIVPNVESVHDRAIIEVARGCTRGCRFCHASVYYRPVRERSLENILENVEEMLKNTGYEEVSLLSLSTMDHTQIGEIVSELLKRYSEKKIAVSIPSTRMDRFGVEIAGRIASVRKTGLTFAPEAATQRLRNIINKNISEEDIFATLEAAKKSGWRRVKLYFMMGLPGETNEDLEEMVELLERVKRLGFKEVSASVSVFVPKPHTPFQFARQISPEEAYEKIKTLKRAKKFAEVSYHDPRMSLLEGVFSRGDRKLLNLIVKAHELGALFDEWSEMFRFDLWEKAFDETGIDPKDYLREIDPSEDLPWDHIDMGVTKEFLKEEYRKAIKGETTDDCRWNRCYLCGVCFRFGVKNVLFGGERG; this is encoded by the coding sequence ATGATTCTAAAATTCTTGAATGAAACACTTCCCTGGGTTAGAAAACCGAGTAGATACATAGGAAGAGAAATCAACAGCGTTGTGAAAGATCCAGAGGAGGTTTCCCTCCGGATAGCCCTCGTTTTTCCCGACACTTACGAGGTAGGTACTTCAAACCACGGTCTTGAGATACTGTACCACATTTTGAACGAACAACCGGACGTTTGGGCGGAGCGGAGCTATCTTCCCTGGATCGACATGATAGAGCGCATGAAAGAAAAGGATATCCCCCTTTACACTATGGAGTCCTACACACCACTCTATCAGATGGATGCCGTTGGAATCTCTCTGGAGTACGAACTCTCGTACACCAACGTCATAGAGGTTTTGAAACTCTCCAGAATACCCCTCTTCTTCTGGGAGAGAAAGAAGAAAGATCCCATTGTTCTCGGTGGAGGTCCGTGCTCTTCGAATCCCGAACCGATCTACGGATTTTTCGATGCGATTCTCATTGGTGATGGTGAGGAAGCGATCCTTGAAATCGCTCAGGTGTTGAAAGAAACGAAGGGAGAAGAAAGAGAAACGATCTGGAAAGAACTCTCCAAGATCGAAGGGGTTTACGTTCCAGCGTTCTACGAGCAGAAAGGAAAAAAGATAGTTCCAGTTTCACCGGAATATCCTCAGACCATAAAAAGAAGAGTCGTGAAAGATTTGAACTCCCAACCCGTTCCGGTGAAGAAGATCGTGCCGAACGTCGAATCAGTCCACGACAGAGCCATCATAGAGGTCGCGAGAGGATGCACGAGGGGATGCAGATTCTGCCATGCGAGCGTTTATTACAGACCTGTGAGAGAAAGATCCCTCGAGAACATCCTCGAAAATGTCGAAGAAATGCTGAAAAACACCGGCTATGAAGAAGTATCCCTCCTTTCTCTCTCGACGATGGATCACACTCAGATAGGGGAGATAGTATCCGAACTTTTGAAAAGATACTCAGAAAAGAAGATCGCCGTATCCATACCATCCACGAGGATGGACAGGTTCGGTGTGGAGATCGCCGGGAGAATTGCCTCCGTGAGAAAAACAGGCCTCACCTTCGCACCCGAAGCAGCTACACAGCGGTTGAGAAACATTATCAACAAGAACATAAGTGAAGAAGATATCTTCGCAACGCTCGAAGCTGCGAAAAAATCCGGCTGGAGGCGTGTGAAACTCTATTTCATGATGGGACTTCCTGGAGAGACGAATGAAGATCTCGAAGAGATGGTCGAACTCTTAGAGAGAGTGAAGAGACTCGGTTTCAAAGAAGTTTCCGCTTCCGTCTCTGTGTTCGTTCCAAAGCCGCACACGCCCTTTCAGTTTGCGAGGCAGATCTCTCCCGAAGAAGCGTACGAAAAGATCAAAACACTGAAAAGAGCAAAAAAATTCGCAGAAGTTTCCTATCACGATCCAAGAATGAGTCTTCTTGAAGGAGTTTTCTCAAGGGGTGACAGAAAACTTCTGAATCTCATAGTGAAGGCACACGAACTGGGAGCACTCTTCGACGAATGGAGTGAGATGTTCAGATTCGATCTGTGGGAAAAAGCTTTCGATGAAACGGGAATAGATCCCAAGGACTATCTCAGAGAGATCGATCCTTCTGAAGACCTCCCATGGGACCACATAGACATGGGAGTAACAAAGGAGTTTCTGAAAGAGGAGTACAGAAAAGCAATCAAGGGAGAAACCACAGACGACTGTAGATGGAACAGGTGTTATCTGTGCGGTGTATGTTTTAGATTTGGAGTTAAAAACGTTCTTTTCGGAGGTGAGAGAGGATGA